The following proteins come from a genomic window of Phnomibacter ginsenosidimutans:
- a CDS encoding SDR family oxidoreductase: MDYIQHKTILLTGASKGIGRATALALAAHRVKLGLVARSEQDLITLKQEVEALGSDCEIFTGDVADESTAVKAVAKMQDRFGSIDVLINNAGYGNSKPFEQFSVQEWDDLYATNVKGTFLFSKAVTPAMKQQQSGHILIIASDVAKRTFATGALYCSSKFAQHAFGDAIRKELRPHKVKVSTVYSGLVDSYFHAEPQGDAAHKWWLKNEDMARSIVFIINQPAHVVIDEFMIHPLEQDY; the protein is encoded by the coding sequence ATGGATTACATACAACACAAAACCATTTTACTTACGGGTGCCAGCAAAGGTATTGGCCGGGCTACTGCATTGGCATTGGCAGCACATCGGGTAAAGCTGGGTTTGGTGGCCCGCAGCGAACAAGATTTGATAACACTCAAACAAGAAGTAGAAGCGTTGGGTAGTGATTGTGAAATTTTTACAGGCGATGTTGCCGATGAATCTACTGCTGTAAAAGCTGTAGCCAAAATGCAGGATCGCTTTGGTAGTATTGATGTGCTCATCAACAATGCTGGCTATGGAAACAGCAAACCCTTTGAACAGTTTTCTGTACAAGAGTGGGATGATTTGTATGCCACCAATGTAAAAGGTACTTTCTTGTTTAGCAAAGCGGTGACGCCTGCTATGAAACAACAACAAAGTGGCCACATACTCATCATTGCCAGCGATGTAGCCAAACGCACATTCGCAACCGGTGCATTGTATTGCAGCAGCAAGTTTGCACAGCATGCATTTGGCGATGCCATCCGCAAAGAACTGCGGCCACACAAAGTAAAAGTGAGCACCGTATACAGTGGTTTGGTAGACAGCTATTTTCACGCCGAACCACAAGGCGATGCTGCACACAAATGGTGGCTAAAAAATGAAGACATGGCTCGTTCTATTGTGTTCATTATCAATCAACCGGCACATGTGGTTATTGATGAGTTTATGATTCATCCGCTGGAGCAAGACTACTAA
- a CDS encoding ExbD/TolR family protein: protein MADIQLSSKKGGRNRRSTRVDLTAMVDLGFLLITFFIFTTTMSQSVAMQLVMPADGPDTKVAASGAVTLLAHQQKVVMVLGEDLASAKSFSWQQPKELRQALIQVKQQVIAANGNDDKLFVLIKPMDNSSFGQVINLYDEMTICGIKRYAMANLTEQETVLMAGM from the coding sequence ATGGCAGACATACAATTGAGCAGTAAAAAAGGCGGCCGCAACAGGCGCAGCACCCGGGTAGATCTCACCGCTATGGTCGACCTGGGTTTTTTATTGATTACCTTTTTCATTTTCACCACCACCATGTCGCAATCGGTGGCCATGCAGTTGGTGATGCCTGCTGATGGACCGGATACCAAAGTAGCAGCAAGTGGTGCGGTTACTTTACTGGCGCATCAGCAAAAAGTGGTGATGGTATTGGGCGAAGACCTTGCTTCGGCAAAAAGTTTTTCGTGGCAACAACCAAAGGAATTGCGGCAGGCATTGATACAAGTAAAGCAACAAGTAATAGCAGCCAATGGCAATGATGACAAACTTTTCGTGCTCATCAAACCCATGGACAACAGCAGCTTTGGGCAAGTCATCAACCTGTACGATGAAATGACGATATGTGGCATAAAACGCTATGCCATGGCCAATCTCACAGAGCAGGAAACCGTTTTAATGGCCGGTATGTAA
- a CDS encoding DUF3089 domain-containing protein codes for MQKNRLLLWLAIANVSLLCLQSCSSSKYPVESYVPAANADSIPNYANLYYWAAHPLKKDLADSTPKPFAQDKADTSVAVFFIHPTTYTHAGAVDGKPYNMQFWNASVNDAALNAKTDYSSMLNQASVFNSFEVYAPRYRQAHIRSFYINDSIAQSFFDTAYADIERAFMLFLQTIGNKPFIVASHSQGTLHAGRLLKAQVEGNPIQKRLVAAYIIGLPVPEQYFSSLPACTTPNQTGCFVSWRTFKKGHVPEFVQRENFKAVVVNPLTWTMDTMPVPRSQSKGAVLYKFNHPKPRNVATQIHGNILWSSKPRFFGNWFFTTKNYHIGDINLFWKDIRDNAMYRVKAYQQQTH; via the coding sequence ATGCAAAAAAATCGACTGCTGTTATGGTTGGCTATTGCCAATGTTTCTCTGCTATGCTTACAATCTTGTAGCAGTAGTAAATATCCTGTGGAAAGCTATGTGCCAGCAGCAAATGCCGACAGCATACCCAATTATGCAAACCTGTATTATTGGGCGGCGCATCCACTTAAAAAGGATTTGGCCGACTCAACGCCGAAGCCCTTTGCGCAAGATAAAGCTGATACATCGGTGGCGGTATTTTTCATACATCCCACTACCTATACCCATGCCGGTGCTGTAGATGGAAAACCTTACAACATGCAGTTTTGGAATGCATCGGTAAATGATGCGGCACTGAATGCCAAAACGGACTACAGCAGCATGCTCAATCAGGCAAGTGTGTTTAACAGCTTTGAAGTATATGCACCCCGATACCGTCAGGCGCATATCCGTTCGTTTTACATTAATGATAGCATCGCCCAATCATTTTTCGATACTGCCTATGCCGATATCGAACGTGCATTTATGTTGTTTTTGCAAACGATTGGCAACAAGCCATTCATCGTTGCCTCACATAGCCAAGGTACATTGCATGCAGGCCGATTGCTAAAAGCGCAGGTAGAAGGTAATCCAATTCAAAAAAGATTGGTAGCAGCTTACATCATTGGCTTACCGGTACCTGAGCAATATTTTAGCAGTTTGCCTGCTTGTACCACACCCAACCAAACGGGATGTTTTGTAAGCTGGCGTACGTTTAAAAAAGGGCACGTACCCGAATTTGTGCAGCGAGAAAATTTCAAAGCAGTGGTGGTAAATCCACTTACGTGGACGATGGATACAATGCCGGTACCTAGAAGCCAAAGCAAAGGGGCAGTATTGTACAAATTCAATCATCCCAAGCCGCGAAATGTAGCTACACAAATACACGGTAATATTTTGTGGAGTAGCAAGCCGCGGTTTTTTGGCAACTGGTTTTTCACCACCAAAAACTATCACATTGGCGATATCAATTTGTTTTGGAAAGACATCCGCGACAATGCAATGTATAGAGTAAAAGCGTACCAGCAACAAACACATTAA
- a CDS encoding isopenicillin N synthase family dioxygenase, with protein sequence MSIPVVDLAQFNQGSDSDRTAFVYELGRAYEDVGFVAVKNHGIPEELIDELYKYVQTFFSMPGDVKNQYEKPELAGQRGYTSFGKEHAKGSDAPDLKEFFQFGQTVEDDDPVAVEYPANVTVNEVPQLTPTLYRAYRHFEKSGRALLKAIAIYLGLDEDYFEPYVVNGNSILRAIHYPPITQEPKSAIRAEQHEDINLITLLVGASAEGLQILSKQGEWVGVTALPGQIVVNVGDMLQRLTNNRLKSTTHRVVNPPREKWGSSRFSIPFFLHPKSSMSLACLEDCIDADHPKAYPDATAGEYLDERLREIGLKK encoded by the coding sequence ATGAGTATTCCAGTGGTAGACCTTGCCCAATTTAATCAGGGCAGCGATAGCGACCGCACTGCATTTGTATATGAGTTGGGTCGTGCCTACGAAGATGTAGGTTTTGTAGCCGTCAAAAACCATGGCATTCCCGAAGAGTTGATTGATGAATTGTATAAGTATGTACAAACTTTTTTCAGCATGCCGGGCGATGTAAAAAACCAGTACGAAAAACCAGAACTGGCCGGCCAGCGTGGCTACACCAGTTTTGGAAAAGAACATGCCAAGGGTAGCGATGCGCCTGATTTGAAAGAGTTTTTCCAGTTTGGTCAAACGGTGGAAGACGACGATCCTGTAGCGGTAGAATATCCGGCCAATGTAACGGTGAATGAAGTGCCGCAGCTCACACCAACCCTTTACCGTGCCTATCGGCATTTTGAAAAAAGTGGCCGGGCTTTGTTGAAAGCCATCGCCATTTACCTTGGTCTCGATGAAGATTATTTTGAACCATATGTAGTGAATGGCAACAGTATTTTGCGGGCCATTCATTATCCGCCCATTACGCAAGAACCCAAGTCGGCCATACGGGCTGAGCAGCACGAAGACATCAACCTGATTACATTGCTCGTAGGTGCCAGTGCCGAAGGCCTCCAGATTTTAAGCAAGCAGGGCGAATGGGTCGGCGTTACGGCATTGCCTGGCCAAATTGTGGTGAATGTGGGAGACATGCTGCAGCGCCTTACCAACAACCGCCTCAAGAGTACCACACACCGGGTGGTGAATCCGCCAAGAGAAAAATGGGGGAGCAGTCGTTTCAGCATTCCTTTCTTTTTGCACCCCAAAAGCAGCATGAGCCTGGCCTGCCTAGAAGATTGTATTGATGCCGACCACCCCAAAGCATACCCCGATGCTACCGCTGGTGAATACCTCGATGAACGCCTTCGGGAAATAGGTTTGAAAAAATAA
- a CDS encoding GNAT family N-acetyltransferase, which yields MKIISIQTTTCTLRNLQERDAASFATLANNPNIAQNLRDYFPYPYTMQHAIDFIRMEMARPMPMNLAIELNGEAVGAIGISPLSDVYRYGADFGYWLGQPYWGKGIMTQAAKAMVNYVFHNFPLTRLQGSVFDFNEGSMKVLHNAGFQLECIARDAVFKNGRQCNEHRFALLKNDWMKLQS from the coding sequence ATGAAAATCATTAGCATACAAACAACAACGTGCACCCTGCGCAATTTGCAGGAAAGAGATGCCGCTTCATTTGCTACGCTGGCCAACAATCCAAACATTGCGCAAAACCTGCGGGATTATTTTCCCTATCCGTACACCATGCAGCATGCCATCGATTTTATACGCATGGAAATGGCCCGACCCATGCCGATGAACCTGGCGATAGAATTAAACGGAGAAGCTGTAGGTGCCATTGGCATATCTCCGCTTAGCGATGTGTACCGCTACGGTGCCGACTTTGGTTATTGGCTTGGCCAGCCCTATTGGGGTAAAGGAATTATGACACAAGCAGCCAAAGCCATGGTGAATTATGTATTCCACAATTTTCCGTTGACGCGGCTGCAGGGAAGCGTATTTGATTTTAATGAGGGTAGTATGAAAGTGTTGCACAATGCCGGCTTTCAACTGGAATGCATTGCCCGGGATGCCGTGTTTAAAAACGGCCGCCAATGCAATGAGCACCGTTTTGCCTTACTTAAAAATGACTGGATGAAACTGCAATCTTAA